In a single window of the Tellurirhabdus bombi genome:
- a CDS encoding porin family protein: MKKILLSFAVAALCPAIAFAQLNSFSFGIKGGVNLSKFKTGDFVTTRLNANGTPQVGVDGKELRDNIRESFDSKTGWAYGIYTRFGRNLYLQPELLVSSKKGSFEIIRDVNGQQTTEVVTSRVTNFDVPILIGLKGGPLRVVAGPLISFRINDDDRLRDALRQYTSGSINDAFAKASYGYQIGAGLDIFRFGIDVRHEGSLTNVSVIDLGTDANRTQFNQKLKSWQVTLAYRIF; the protein is encoded by the coding sequence ATGAAAAAAATCCTTCTTTCGTTCGCCGTGGCCGCTTTGTGTCCTGCGATCGCATTTGCCCAGTTGAATTCGTTTAGTTTCGGTATAAAAGGTGGGGTAAACCTGTCGAAGTTTAAAACAGGCGATTTTGTAACCACACGGCTGAACGCCAACGGAACGCCGCAGGTAGGTGTAGACGGAAAAGAACTTCGGGATAATATCCGGGAAAGCTTCGACAGTAAAACCGGTTGGGCCTACGGAATTTATACGCGCTTTGGCCGCAACCTGTATCTGCAACCCGAGCTGCTGGTCTCCTCCAAAAAAGGTTCTTTTGAGATTATTCGGGATGTTAACGGCCAGCAAACGACCGAAGTAGTGACCAGCCGGGTAACTAATTTCGATGTACCAATCCTGATTGGCTTGAAGGGTGGACCACTGCGCGTGGTGGCAGGCCCACTGATCTCGTTTCGCATCAATGATGACGATCGGCTACGGGATGCCCTGCGGCAGTACACCTCTGGATCAATTAATGACGCTTTTGCTAAGGCTAGTTATGGTTACCAGATTGGCGCAGGCCTGGATATTTTTCGGTTCGGCATTGACGTACGTCACGAAGGAAGCCTGACGAACGTGTCTGTCATTGACCTGGGTACCGATGCCAATCGCACCCAATTCAACCAGAAGCTGAAATCGTGGCAGGTCACACTGGCCTACCGAATTTTCTAG
- a CDS encoding tryptophan-rich sensory protein, with amino-acid sequence MKKPSVWRIATAVFVIGSIVYTSRSGQRSAKKRKEEAEFKKALPEYGEVFEQNLIIPAGWTFGAVWSTIYTGTAALSIHQALPDQVDNPRYRKAMPWLAASYVFNTLFGYFFSDPRKESRFGADLVTKLNLPIGLALHQSLEIGKTEVESPEKYLRIPVSLYAGWLTAASVVGTPNVLLDLGVWRPDARRDVPLSIGILGATGGAGYFIARQLNDPYYMLPFVAGFAGIASRQYGKRDAVAIAAGGLALAYVAILAKWLPRKNFRPLSPPADAPAKVIEIEPFVEAHENEIQRERMKEINPTLGM; translated from the coding sequence ATGAAAAAACCATCAGTGTGGCGGATCGCTACGGCAGTTTTTGTCATTGGCAGCATTGTTTATACCAGCCGCTCGGGCCAGCGGTCGGCTAAAAAACGGAAAGAAGAGGCTGAATTTAAAAAAGCATTGCCCGAATACGGAGAAGTATTCGAGCAAAATTTGATCATTCCGGCTGGCTGGACATTTGGCGCCGTTTGGTCAACCATCTACACGGGCACTGCCGCCCTGAGCATTCACCAGGCTTTGCCTGATCAGGTCGATAATCCACGCTACCGGAAGGCCATGCCCTGGCTGGCTGCTAGTTACGTTTTTAATACACTCTTCGGTTATTTCTTCTCTGATCCCCGCAAGGAAAGCCGGTTTGGGGCTGACTTGGTCACCAAGCTGAATCTTCCCATTGGACTTGCGCTGCACCAAAGCCTGGAAATTGGCAAGACCGAGGTAGAATCTCCCGAAAAATACCTGCGTATTCCGGTTAGTTTGTACGCTGGCTGGCTAACGGCCGCGTCAGTGGTGGGGACGCCTAACGTGCTCCTGGACTTGGGCGTCTGGCGGCCAGATGCGCGCCGGGATGTTCCATTATCCATCGGGATTCTGGGGGCAACCGGCGGGGCTGGGTACTTTATTGCCCGTCAGCTAAACGATCCTTACTACATGCTGCCTTTTGTGGCTGGTTTTGCGGGAATTGCCAGTCGGCAGTATGGAAAACGCGATGCGGTTGCTATCGCCGCTGGCGGGCTAGCGTTGGCTTATGTGGCTATACTCGCCAAATGGCTCCCCAGGAAAAATTTCCGGCCGCTATCTCCCCCCGCAGACGCGCCCGCTAAGGTTATTGAAATAGAGCCATTTGTCGAAGCCCACGAAAACGAGATCCAGCGTGAGCGCATGAAAGAAATAAATCCTACCTTGGGTATGTAA
- a CDS encoding tryptophan 2,3-dioxygenase family protein — protein sequence MTNQTDISPEIADKLRQLSEKFAVMGQDIGSYLEGLLQADYLTYWDYIHLETLLSLQNPRTAYPDELIFITYHQSTELYFKLILHEIRQIAAHESLTADFFAARMERVNRYFSILEQSFTIMVEGMEKEQFLNFRMALLPSSGFQSVQFREIEIVSTDFSQLLVDVPAGIDPEASFSDLYAYIYWKRGATELATQKKTLTLQQFEAQYSERLIRLADEYRDRNLWQCFLKLQVTGDVTEALIDQLRQFDQIVNVRWKLRHIRSAVRYLHKDPEDIKATGGTNWQRYLPPREQQRIFFPNLWSESERQEWGKMIDLHG from the coding sequence ATGACTAACCAAACCGACATCTCGCCTGAAATAGCGGATAAGTTGCGTCAGCTCTCCGAAAAGTTCGCGGTTATGGGTCAGGATATTGGCTCTTACCTGGAAGGACTGCTCCAGGCAGACTACCTGACTTACTGGGATTACATCCATCTGGAAACGTTGCTATCGCTCCAGAACCCGCGCACGGCTTATCCCGATGAGTTAATTTTTATTACGTATCACCAGAGTACCGAGCTGTATTTCAAGCTCATCCTGCACGAAATTCGTCAGATCGCCGCGCATGAATCGCTCACCGCCGATTTTTTTGCGGCCCGCATGGAGCGCGTTAATCGGTACTTCAGCATTCTGGAACAGTCTTTTACCATTATGGTGGAAGGCATGGAGAAAGAACAGTTTCTGAATTTCCGAATGGCGTTGCTGCCTTCAAGTGGTTTTCAATCGGTGCAGTTTCGGGAGATTGAAATCGTCTCCACTGACTTTTCACAGTTGTTGGTTGACGTTCCGGCGGGCATTGATCCAGAGGCGTCTTTTTCCGACCTATACGCTTACATTTATTGGAAACGCGGGGCTACCGAGCTGGCTACCCAGAAAAAAACGCTGACACTTCAGCAATTTGAAGCCCAGTATTCTGAGCGGTTAATTCGCCTTGCCGATGAATACCGCGACCGGAATCTCTGGCAATGCTTTCTTAAGCTTCAGGTCACTGGTGATGTAACGGAGGCCTTAATCGATCAGCTTCGTCAATTCGATCAGATCGTAAATGTGCGCTGGAAACTCCGGCACATTCGCTCCGCCGTACGTTACCTGCATAAAGATCCCGAAGACATCAAAGCAACCGGTGGCACCAACTGGCAACGTTATTTGCCGCCCCGCGAACAACAGCGCATTTTCTTCCCGAATCTCTGGAGCGAGTCTGAGCGCCAGGAATGGGGGAAAATGATTGACCTACACGGGTAA
- the radA gene encoding DNA repair protein RadA has translation MAKTKTSYFCQACGYQAAKWLGRCPSCGEWNTFVEELITKEEPDKGNWRTTTTVKTANKPKAIHAINYEEQTRVETPDGELNRVLGGGIVSGSLVLIGGEPGIGKSTLLLQIALGLNGLRVLYVSGEESEQQIKMRAERLPTPTSDCYIMSETSTQNIFRTVEHFEPEVLIIDSIQTMHSSLVESGAGSVSQVRECTAELMKYAKESGVPVFIVGHITKEGSLAGPKVLEHMVDTVLTFEGDRHTTYRILRTTKNRFGSTSELGIYEMLNSGLRQVTNPSEILISQREEALSGIAIGSMMEGNRPLLIEIQALVSVANYGTPQRSSTGYDSKRLQMLLAVLEKRGGFRLGQQDVFLNVAGGLKVEDPAIDLAVCAAIVSSYEDIAIPSSVAFAAEVGLGGEVRAVNRIDARISEAEKLGFKEIYISKYNVKGLDQKSFGIKIRPVSKLDEVFQGVLM, from the coding sequence ATGGCTAAAACAAAAACTTCATACTTCTGCCAGGCTTGCGGCTATCAGGCGGCAAAATGGCTGGGACGCTGCCCCTCCTGCGGCGAATGGAATACCTTCGTTGAGGAACTGATTACCAAAGAGGAACCCGACAAAGGCAACTGGCGCACGACAACAACCGTAAAAACGGCCAATAAGCCCAAGGCCATTCACGCCATCAACTACGAAGAGCAAACCCGCGTTGAAACGCCCGACGGCGAACTCAATCGCGTGCTGGGTGGTGGTATCGTTTCAGGTTCCCTCGTTCTGATTGGCGGAGAACCCGGTATTGGCAAATCCACGCTGCTGCTGCAAATCGCGTTGGGATTAAACGGCTTGCGTGTCCTGTATGTTTCGGGCGAAGAAAGTGAGCAGCAAATTAAGATGCGTGCCGAGCGCCTGCCCACTCCCACCAGCGATTGCTACATCATGTCGGAAACGTCTACCCAGAACATTTTCCGCACGGTCGAGCATTTCGAGCCCGAAGTGCTCATTATTGATTCAATTCAGACGATGCATTCCTCGCTCGTCGAGTCGGGCGCGGGCAGTGTTTCGCAGGTTCGGGAGTGTACCGCCGAACTGATGAAATACGCTAAAGAAAGCGGAGTTCCCGTTTTTATCGTTGGCCACATTACAAAAGAAGGCTCCCTGGCTGGTCCGAAAGTGCTGGAACACATGGTCGATACGGTCCTTACTTTTGAAGGCGACCGTCATACTACGTACCGCATTCTCCGCACGACAAAAAACCGCTTTGGCAGCACCTCCGAACTGGGCATTTACGAGATGCTCAATTCAGGCCTGCGTCAGGTAACGAATCCGTCAGAAATTCTGATCTCACAGCGCGAGGAGGCTCTAAGCGGCATTGCCATTGGGTCGATGATGGAAGGCAACCGGCCTCTGCTGATTGAGATTCAGGCGCTGGTGAGCGTGGCGAATTATGGAACGCCCCAACGAAGCAGCACGGGCTACGACAGCAAGCGCTTACAGATGCTTTTGGCCGTGCTCGAAAAACGGGGTGGCTTCCGGCTGGGCCAGCAGGATGTGTTTCTAAACGTGGCTGGTGGCCTCAAGGTGGAAGACCCGGCTATTGACCTGGCGGTTTGCGCCGCCATTGTTTCCAGCTACGAGGATATTGCCATTCCATCCTCGGTTGCTTTTGCCGCCGAGGTAGGTCTGGGCGGTGAAGTCCGTGCCGTTAACCGCATTGATGCTCGCATTTCGGAGGCAGAAAAGCTCGGTTTTAAGGAAATTTACATCTCGAAATACAACGTCAAAGGCCTTGACCAGAAATCGTTTGGCATCAAAATCCGGCCGGTGTCCAAGCTAGACGAGGTGTTTCAGGGTGTTTTAATGTAA
- a CDS encoding OmpA family protein — translation MNLIAVLKESLTDSVVSRAAYYVDEKPEKTKVALEGLVYTVVAGLMKRTTTEIGVGQLFNAIQKGKADASLVSSFSAILNDPEQTRRLADEGNYSISHLLPAMKSSIGTMISSYANIRNSAAITLLGLVTPLALGILHQTVQEKKLDADSLALLLADQRDHLIENTPERLLEKMAEGLGINQLLAVGVVPAKRNAALERPQRVGQERPRFVPEPEEDNNGSLAKWGVGALVLAALVGGGYYIWNNTQSYSDANQEETAISTEFTDTTSGVAPTNLRDSLAGVRPNSSSLATPTTTTVTNGTATAELAAYLANPQAPAGRTFKQPALLFEPGTSIPSAELQPTVNELVNLMKANPTMQIQLIGYANDARLPTTNKFLSGKRANIVKQQMVQAGINFVRIDAVGYGTGVRIKPGDSLAAKKPTRREIMVKIVSK, via the coding sequence ATGAATTTAATAGCCGTACTGAAAGAGAGCTTAACTGATAGTGTTGTTTCGAGAGCGGCTTATTACGTAGACGAGAAACCAGAGAAGACAAAGGTTGCTCTGGAAGGGCTTGTTTATACGGTGGTCGCGGGCTTAATGAAGCGAACAACAACCGAAATAGGAGTAGGGCAACTTTTCAATGCCATTCAGAAAGGCAAAGCGGATGCTTCGCTTGTGAGTTCGTTTTCGGCCATTCTGAACGATCCTGAGCAAACAAGGCGGCTGGCTGACGAAGGTAACTACAGCATCAGTCACCTGTTGCCAGCCATGAAAAGTTCAATTGGCACAATGATCAGTAGCTATGCCAACATCCGTAATTCGGCGGCTATTACGCTGCTGGGTTTAGTGACGCCGCTGGCTTTGGGCATTTTGCACCAGACTGTACAGGAAAAGAAGTTAGATGCCGATAGCTTAGCCCTGCTGCTGGCTGATCAACGGGATCACCTGATTGAAAATACACCCGAACGCTTGCTGGAAAAAATGGCCGAAGGGTTGGGAATTAATCAATTACTGGCTGTTGGCGTCGTTCCTGCCAAGCGCAACGCGGCTCTCGAACGTCCCCAACGTGTTGGCCAGGAGCGCCCCCGCTTCGTGCCTGAGCCAGAAGAAGATAACAACGGATCGTTGGCTAAGTGGGGCGTTGGTGCTCTGGTATTGGCCGCTTTGGTAGGAGGAGGCTATTATATCTGGAATAACACGCAAAGCTATTCCGATGCCAATCAGGAAGAAACGGCGATCTCAACGGAATTTACCGACACAACCAGCGGAGTAGCCCCAACAAATCTCCGGGACTCGTTAGCAGGCGTGCGGCCAAATAGCTCTTCACTGGCTACTCCGACCACAACCACCGTAACCAATGGAACGGCAACGGCTGAGTTAGCGGCTTACCTGGCTAATCCACAGGCTCCTGCGGGTCGGACATTCAAGCAGCCTGCCCTGTTGTTCGAGCCCGGTACCTCCATTCCGAGCGCAGAATTACAACCTACCGTTAATGAGTTGGTCAACCTGATGAAGGCAAATCCAACGATGCAGATTCAGTTGATTGGTTACGCGAACGATGCACGTTTGCCAACAACCAACAAGTTTTTATCCGGTAAGCGAGCCAATATTGTTAAGCAACAAATGGTGCAGGCAGGGATTAACTTTGTTCGTATTGATGCCGTTGGCTATGGAACGGGTGTACGAATCAAACCGGGCGATAGCCTGGCCGCCAAAAAGCCGACTCGCCGCGAGATTATGGTGAAAATAGTAAGTAAGTGA
- a CDS encoding sugar phosphate isomerase/epimerase family protein → MNKKILLLGCLLVGSILPLAAQKAPEDKAGWKLGAQAYSFRLFPFAEALRKIDSCGLKYVEAFPGQEIGGGVSGKMDFKMDAQTRQAVKKLLKDKGITVSAYGVVRAKDEAEWRSLFEFAKDLGISNINTEPDPQQFTYLIRLANEYKINVALHNHPKPSRYWHPDTVLKYAGDSKYVGACADIGHWVRSGLDPVECLKKLEGRVLGMHFKDVKKDTPDGKYHDVIWGSGESKVDAVIAEMKRQKFKGPISAEYEYHWENNGPEIAESAKYFRSAYERIKAK, encoded by the coding sequence ATGAACAAAAAAATTCTATTGCTTGGCTGCTTGCTTGTTGGCAGCATCCTACCGCTGGCCGCCCAGAAAGCTCCCGAAGACAAGGCAGGCTGGAAATTAGGCGCCCAAGCCTACTCGTTCCGTTTGTTTCCTTTTGCCGAGGCACTGCGCAAAATCGATAGCTGCGGCCTTAAGTACGTAGAAGCGTTCCCCGGTCAGGAAATCGGCGGAGGCGTGTCGGGCAAAATGGACTTTAAAATGGATGCTCAGACCCGTCAGGCTGTCAAGAAGCTTCTAAAGGACAAAGGAATTACCGTCAGTGCCTACGGCGTTGTTCGTGCCAAAGATGAAGCAGAATGGCGATCGCTTTTCGAATTTGCCAAGGATTTAGGAATTTCAAACATCAACACCGAGCCTGATCCGCAACAATTTACGTACCTTATCCGGTTGGCCAACGAATATAAAATCAACGTTGCCCTCCACAATCACCCCAAACCATCGCGTTACTGGCATCCCGATACTGTATTGAAATACGCTGGCGATAGCAAGTATGTTGGTGCGTGCGCGGATATTGGCCACTGGGTTCGCTCGGGTCTTGATCCGGTTGAATGCCTGAAAAAACTGGAAGGTCGGGTATTGGGTATGCACTTCAAAGATGTGAAGAAAGACACGCCCGATGGGAAATACCATGATGTGATCTGGGGTTCTGGCGAAAGCAAAGTAGATGCTGTCATTGCCGAAATGAAACGCCAGAAATTTAAAGGCCCGATCTCCGCTGAATACGAATATCATTGGGAAAACAACGGCCCGGAAATTGCCGAAAGTGCGAAATACTTTCGAAGTGCCTACGAGCGCATCAAAGCTAAATAG
- a CDS encoding porin family protein, translated as MKRLLVLILLLPAVASAQSRGKFFTFGLKVGANFSQLNTLEVKTPRLMENGLPVLSGGQVVYDFFQNNQSRTTGIVGGAFFRFGRTLYLQPEVLVSSKGGSFDLVKTGLVTQQVNVKFTTIDIPVLVGLKLGPLRLNAGPMASLTVAEDKQLKDAVNQYTNQPLKETVKQAVFGYQAGVGASLLGLNLDLRYEGNLSDLSQAGIKTSTSDERFTTKSKLWQLTVGFGF; from the coding sequence ATGAAGCGTTTGCTAGTCTTGATCCTGTTGCTACCCGCGGTAGCCTCTGCGCAGTCGCGTGGAAAGTTTTTCACTTTTGGTCTGAAGGTTGGAGCCAACTTTTCGCAACTCAATACGCTGGAGGTCAAAACGCCCCGGCTGATGGAAAACGGCTTGCCTGTATTATCGGGTGGTCAAGTGGTTTATGACTTCTTCCAGAACAACCAGTCAAGGACAACCGGAATTGTTGGCGGCGCTTTTTTCCGCTTTGGCCGGACGCTCTATTTGCAGCCTGAAGTGTTGGTATCATCCAAGGGCGGATCGTTTGACTTGGTTAAAACCGGACTGGTCACGCAACAGGTAAATGTTAAATTTACGACAATCGATATTCCCGTCCTGGTTGGGCTGAAGCTAGGTCCGTTGAGGTTAAATGCAGGGCCAATGGCTTCGCTGACGGTAGCTGAAGACAAGCAATTGAAAGACGCCGTTAATCAGTATACCAACCAGCCGCTAAAGGAGACCGTCAAGCAGGCTGTTTTTGGGTACCAGGCAGGAGTAGGGGCCAGTTTATTAGGCCTGAACCTGGATCTGCGCTACGAAGGAAACCTGTCGGATTTGTCACAGGCGGGAATCAAAACCTCAACGTCAGATGAGCGTTTTACCACCAAAAGCAAGCTGTGGCAGCTCACCGTTGGATTTGGATTTTAA
- a CDS encoding LytR/AlgR family response regulator transcription factor, which translates to METILRDNLLDQVSTNFPKSVEKKPATSSLQKLLIPFYDRKRTVTIEEIVRLEGSGNYTNFFLKDGTRMLVSRTLKEYEELLDGQAFVRVHKSCIVNLGYVRRFYVKKEGELELTDGQQVKISRRRAQTFIDRIRNFLPATTR; encoded by the coding sequence ATGGAAACAATCCTGCGAGACAATCTTCTTGACCAAGTGTCTACGAATTTCCCCAAAAGTGTGGAAAAAAAGCCCGCAACTTCCTCACTTCAAAAACTGCTCATTCCTTTTTACGATCGGAAGCGGACGGTAACCATTGAAGAAATTGTTCGTCTGGAGGGTTCAGGTAACTACACGAATTTCTTTCTGAAAGACGGCACCCGTATGCTTGTATCACGTACCTTGAAAGAATACGAAGAATTACTGGACGGCCAAGCTTTTGTTCGGGTTCACAAATCTTGCATCGTTAACCTGGGCTACGTCCGTCGGTTTTATGTGAAAAAAGAAGGAGAATTAGAATTAACCGATGGCCAGCAAGTAAAAATTTCTCGCCGTCGTGCTCAGACCTTTATTGATCGCATCCGCAATTTCTTGCCTGCTACAACCCGTTAA
- a CDS encoding LytR/AlgR family response regulator transcription factor has translation MESPVLPSSLSPLQPIFPQAYQRNAHRIALPYLNRTILLSVDDIVSLQGEGNYTYLFTRDKKRYLVSKTLKAFETSLNELMFLRIHKSTIVNLGYVQFESLIPDRMIRLTDGQEVSISRRRAKEIGQRLQSFRMTLVN, from the coding sequence ATGGAATCTCCCGTACTGCCTTCATCGTTATCACCACTTCAACCTATTTTCCCGCAAGCCTACCAGCGCAATGCCCATCGCATTGCATTACCTTACCTAAATCGTACGATTCTACTGTCTGTTGATGACATTGTTAGTTTACAAGGAGAAGGTAACTACACGTACTTATTTACGCGAGACAAAAAACGATACCTGGTATCTAAAACACTAAAAGCATTTGAAACGTCGCTTAATGAATTGATGTTTCTCCGGATTCATAAATCAACCATTGTCAATTTAGGGTACGTACAATTTGAGTCACTTATTCCCGATCGCATGATTCGTTTAACGGATGGCCAGGAAGTAAGCATCTCTCGCCGCCGGGCTAAAGAAATCGGCCAACGGTTACAGTCGTTCCGAATGACACTGGTTAACTAA
- the pheS gene encoding phenylalanine--tRNA ligase subunit alpha has translation MLERVKEIYQEIEHFDVQTKEQLEQFRLRFVAKKGVVAELFDSLKQVPQEDRRAVGQELNSLKDLAQQRFTDYKATLENSQEETASAVDLSLPVVPNQTGAIHPLSLVRQQIIHIFERIGFSVADGPEIETDWYNFGALNFADNHPARDMQDTFFVEKKSEGSAADVLLRTHTSNVQIRLMERQKPPVRAIMPGRVYRNEAISARAHCLFHQVEGLYVDRNVGFKDLKDTLYHFVKELFGKDTQIRFRPSFFPFTEPSAEIDISCLICKGKGCNVCKYTGWVEIAGSGMVDPNVLTNCGIDAEEYTGFAFGMGIERIAMLKYQIRDLRLFTENDVRFLRQFEGA, from the coding sequence ATGCTTGAAAGAGTTAAGGAAATTTACCAGGAAATAGAACATTTCGATGTTCAGACAAAAGAACAACTAGAGCAGTTTCGGCTTCGGTTTGTTGCCAAAAAAGGCGTGGTTGCGGAGCTGTTTGACAGCCTGAAGCAAGTACCGCAGGAAGATCGGCGGGCTGTTGGCCAGGAGCTGAATAGCCTCAAGGATTTGGCGCAGCAGCGATTCACCGATTATAAGGCAACGCTGGAAAATAGCCAGGAAGAAACCGCATCAGCGGTTGATCTGAGCCTGCCCGTTGTCCCCAATCAAACGGGAGCCATTCATCCCTTGTCGCTGGTTCGGCAGCAGATTATTCATATTTTCGAGCGGATTGGGTTTAGCGTTGCCGATGGCCCGGAAATCGAAACCGACTGGTATAATTTCGGGGCGTTGAACTTTGCGGACAACCACCCCGCCCGCGACATGCAGGATACTTTCTTTGTCGAGAAAAAAAGCGAGGGCTCTGCGGCGGATGTGCTACTCCGAACGCATACGTCAAACGTGCAGATTCGGTTGATGGAACGGCAGAAACCGCCCGTGCGCGCCATTATGCCGGGGCGAGTGTACCGGAACGAAGCGATTTCTGCCCGCGCCCATTGCCTGTTCCACCAGGTGGAAGGTCTCTACGTGGATCGCAATGTCGGGTTCAAGGACTTAAAAGACACGCTGTATCATTTCGTAAAAGAATTGTTTGGCAAAGACACGCAGATTCGTTTCCGTCCTTCGTTCTTTCCGTTTACGGAGCCAAGTGCCGAAATCGACATATCTTGCCTGATTTGCAAAGGCAAAGGCTGTAATGTCTGTAAGTACACCGGATGGGTTGAGATTGCCGGATCGGGCATGGTTGATCCAAACGTATTAACGAATTGTGGCATCGATGCCGAAGAATATACGGGCTTCGCCTTCGGAATGGGAATCGAGCGGATCGCCATGCTTAAATACCAGATTCGCGACTTGCGGCTGTTTACAGAAAATGACGTGCGTTTTCTCCGGCAGTTTGAAGGCGCTTGA
- a CDS encoding T9SS type A sorting domain-containing protein, translating into MKTLLASFVIALTLGTSTSFAKNEPIVTNNSFQSVVYPSAESTKLNVIVDSKSNNSLLVRLLTTDGNELATQRIVKSKRATHVRFDLINLQDGVYKVEITDGEKKEIKEITLSTTVPTPSTYRTIALQ; encoded by the coding sequence ATGAAAACGCTACTTGCTTCCTTTGTTATTGCACTGACACTAGGTACTTCGACGAGCTTTGCTAAAAATGAACCCATCGTAACTAATAATTCATTCCAATCAGTGGTGTATCCTTCCGCTGAGAGTACGAAATTGAATGTAATTGTCGATAGCAAATCAAACAACTCTTTGTTGGTTCGTCTGCTGACTACGGATGGAAATGAGCTGGCGACTCAACGGATTGTCAAATCCAAAAGAGCCACTCACGTTCGTTTTGACCTGATTAACCTACAAGATGGTGTCTACAAAGTAGAAATCACTGATGGCGAAAAGAAAGAAATCAAAGAAATCACGTTGAGCACAACTGTTCCGACGCCTTCGACTTACCGGACAATTGCATTACAATAA